The Ficedula albicollis isolate OC2 chromosome 6, FicAlb1.5, whole genome shotgun sequence genome has a window encoding:
- the PCGF6 gene encoding polycomb group RING finger protein 6 isoform X1 gives MRPGPWSDPCQPRSLDMEGDAASGVPALSGADGAGQGQSQSQSQGPADEDRDMEGAPSCSGSRSVPFEFERGRSESSGDEDDDDEDEEEEEVEEEEEEMEGDTRARFGTDDGDLDSDDDRERMINLTELTPYILCSICKGYFIDATTITECLHTFCKSCIVRHFYYSNRCPKCNIVVHQTQPLYNIRLDRQLQDIVYKLVVNLEEREKKQMHDFYKERGLEVPKPAVPQPVPPSRGRPRKVLGSVFRIPPELDISILLEFIGANEGTGNFKPLEKKFVRVSGEATIGHVEKFLRRKMDLDPACQVDIICGDHLLEHYQTLREIRQVIGESAVQDGLLVLHYGLVVSPLT, from the exons ATGCGCCCTGGGCCGTGGAGCGACCCGTGCCAGCCCCGGTCCTTGGACATGGAGGGAGACGCCGCATCAGGGGTCCCGGCGCTGTCGGGCGCGGATGGAGCGGGCCAGGGCCAGAGCCAAAGCCAAAGCCAGGGCCCGGCCGATGAGGACCGGGACATGGAGGGGGCCCCCAGCTGCTCGGGGTCGCGCTCCGTCCCCTTCGAGTTTGAGCGGGGTCGCTCGGAGTCCAGCGGCGATGAGGACGACGACGACGAAGacgaggaggaagaggaggtggaggaggaggaggaggagatggagggcGACACCAGGGCTCGGTTCGGAACGGATGACGGGGATCTCGACTCGGACGACGACCGGGAG CGGATGATAAACCTCACAGAGTTGACTCCCTACATCCTGTGTTCCATCTGCAAAGGTTACTTTATTGATGCTACAACTATTACAGAATGTCTGCACACAT ttTGTAAAAGCTGCATTGTAAGACACTTCTACTATAGCAACAGATGTCCAAAGTGCAATATTGTTGTACATCAGACACAGCCCCTCTATAATATCAG ACTGGACCGACAGCTGCAGGATATAGTCTATAAATTAGTTGTCAATCTGGAGGAAA gagagaaaaaacaaatgcatgACTTCTATAAAGAAAGAGGATTAGAAGTGCCCAAACCAG CTGTCCCACAGCCAGTTCCACCAAGCAGAGGAAGACCTCGAAAAGTTCTGGGCTCAGTGTTCCGGATCCCACCAGAACTTGACATTTCCATACTTCTAGAGTTTATTGG AGCTAATGAAGGCACAGGGAATTTTAAG CCTTTGGAAAAGAAGTTTGTGCGTGTTTCCGGGGAGGCAACAATTGGACATGTGGAGAAAttcctcagaagaaaaatggatcTAGACCCTGCTTGTCAG GTGGATATAATATGTGGGGATCACCTGCTGGAGCACTACCAGACACTGAGGGAAATTCGTCAGGTCATAGGAGAGAGTGCAGTGCAG
- the PCGF6 gene encoding polycomb group RING finger protein 6 isoform X2, producing the protein MRPGPWSDPCQPRSLDMEGDAASGVPALSGADGAGQGQSQSQSQGPADEDRDMEGAPSCSGSRSVPFEFERGRSESSGDEDDDDEDEEEEEVEEEEEEMEGDTRARFGTDDGDLDSDDDRERMINLTELTPYILCSICKGYFIDATTITECLHTFCKSCIVRHFYYSNRCPKCNIVVHQTQPLYNIRLDRQLQDIVYKLVVNLEEREKKQMHDFYKERGLEVPKPAVPQPVPPSRGRPRKVLGSVFRIPPELDISILLEFIGLWKRSLCVFPGRQQLDMWRNSSEEKWI; encoded by the exons ATGCGCCCTGGGCCGTGGAGCGACCCGTGCCAGCCCCGGTCCTTGGACATGGAGGGAGACGCCGCATCAGGGGTCCCGGCGCTGTCGGGCGCGGATGGAGCGGGCCAGGGCCAGAGCCAAAGCCAAAGCCAGGGCCCGGCCGATGAGGACCGGGACATGGAGGGGGCCCCCAGCTGCTCGGGGTCGCGCTCCGTCCCCTTCGAGTTTGAGCGGGGTCGCTCGGAGTCCAGCGGCGATGAGGACGACGACGACGAAGacgaggaggaagaggaggtggaggaggaggaggaggagatggagggcGACACCAGGGCTCGGTTCGGAACGGATGACGGGGATCTCGACTCGGACGACGACCGGGAG CGGATGATAAACCTCACAGAGTTGACTCCCTACATCCTGTGTTCCATCTGCAAAGGTTACTTTATTGATGCTACAACTATTACAGAATGTCTGCACACAT ttTGTAAAAGCTGCATTGTAAGACACTTCTACTATAGCAACAGATGTCCAAAGTGCAATATTGTTGTACATCAGACACAGCCCCTCTATAATATCAG ACTGGACCGACAGCTGCAGGATATAGTCTATAAATTAGTTGTCAATCTGGAGGAAA gagagaaaaaacaaatgcatgACTTCTATAAAGAAAGAGGATTAGAAGTGCCCAAACCAG CTGTCCCACAGCCAGTTCCACCAAGCAGAGGAAGACCTCGAAAAGTTCTGGGCTCAGTGTTCCGGATCCCACCAGAACTTGACATTTCCATACTTCTAGAGTTTATTGG CCTTTGGAAAAGAAGTTTGTGCGTGTTTCCGGGGAGGCAACAATTGGACATGTGGAGAAAttcctcagaagaaaaatggatcTAG